A stretch of the Arachis stenosperma cultivar V10309 chromosome 6, arast.V10309.gnm1.PFL2, whole genome shotgun sequence genome encodes the following:
- the LOC130932473 gene encoding uncharacterized protein LOC130932473 — MSKIINTISSTRAEVWQARLGSALRTTLACTIVGCTSLYGPESLRRYLEFPAFSYVTTILIVSDATLGDTLRGCCHVLFATIQVMIVSLLSLHVIGPTNFSNHTAAMMVAAGSFLVALPGSLELVAKRIAFGQLVIVHVSAAINSAAEAGVTVYPIHAASSTALGVVASILAMLLPYPRLAYYEVRKLYRLYTDNISERLNWNIDTITASDCSTAVGFSNQSMTLSTIGAKLFQRIEVNMKGMHWERPHNPHCIDPKERLQDLEVPIRGMDIALSSCTSFPIDVIDEELRGVLTHCKGRFSQKLDQQGKCFAPFDATTSLETKKEILNRSISKAYKDLPTSFFLYCLQLLLDNSPVTKKIDHMVEKTKKIGDSERIFRKIAEVVMNFMPSTHNLVFAFKCSLSLGLAVFFGLTYNKENGYWSGLTIAISFDTRRQPTFSVANARGQGTAMGSIYGVLCCSIFHKYADLRLLPLLPWLVFYTFLRHSKMYGQSGAISAVIGASLILGRKHYGPPTQFAITRITEATIGLVCFIIVEILVSPSRATTLAKTALSESLGTLQDCITKDMPMPSISSQALREGQNKMKSLVCQLEAFIAEADLEPNFWFLPFHGACYQKMLESLSRTADLLLFVAYSMEQLTQLSQKGNGGSEVDLQNGMNETIENFKNKVGPTLKCLEEITKMKSLKKLEKELKKRNLPCDIESGEYPNAETFLIGDEDVEIILGTFFKHLEGITSRTHTNRDEEMLFHYSCLGFCISNLVREIIKIENQVRELIMWENPSNQANMKEICCKISTLCSLS; from the exons ATGTCAAAGATTATAAACACAATTAGTAGCACAAGGGCAGAGGTGTGGCAAGCACGCTTAGGATCAGCCCTAAGGACCACTCTAGCATGCACCATAGTAGGTTGCACCTCCCTCTACGGCCCCGAATCCCTCCGGCGCTATCTCGAGTTCCCGGCCTTCTCGTATGTTACCACAATCCTCATAGTCTCGGACGCAACACTCGGTGACACCCTAAGAGGTTGTTGCCACGTCCTCTTTGCCACTATCCAGGTCATGATCGTTTCTCTTCTTAGCCTTCATGTGATAGGACCTACCAACTTCTCTAACCACACGGCCGCGATGATGGTCGCGGCCGGTTCATTTTTAGTGGCGCTTCCTGGATCGTTGGAGTTGGTGGCTAAGCGGATTGCATTCGGGCAATTAGTGATTGTTCATGTAAGCGCCGCAATAAATAGCGCCGCGGAAGCAGGGGTGACGGTTTACCCAATTCATGCCGCATCCTCCACAGCCCTTGGAGTTGTGGCTTCAATCCTTGCCATGTTGTTACCATATCCTCGCCTCGCCTATTATGAG GTGAGGAAACTCTACCGATTATACACTGATAACATATCTGAAAGGTTAAATTGGAATATAGACACCATCACTGCCTCAGATTGTTCAACTGCTGTTGGTTTTTCCAATCAATCCATGACCCTCTCTACAATAGGAGCCAAGCTTTTCCAGAGAATCGAAGTTAACATG AAAGGCATGCATTGGGAAAGGCCTCATAATCCTCACTGCATAGACCCAAAGGAGAGACTGCAAGACTTGGAGGTACCAATCAGAGGGATGGACATTGCTTTATCAAGTTGCACTTCTTTTCCCATCGATGTCATTGATGAAGAACTCAGAGGTGTCTTGACCCATTGCAAAGGAAGATTCAGCCAAAAATTAGATCAACAAGGCAAGTGTTTTGCACCTTTTGATGCAACCACCAGCTTAGAGACCAAGAAGGAAATTTTGAACAGAAGCATTTCCAAAGCCTATAAAGATCTTCCAACTTCATTCTTCTTGTATTGTTTGCAACTTCTCCTAGACAATTCACCTGTGACAAAGAAAATTGACCACATGGTggagaaaacaaagaaaattggTGATTCGGAAAGGATCTTCAGAAAGATAGCAGAGGTTGTTATGAACTTTATGCCTAGCACTCACAACTTGGTTTTTGCATTCAAGTGCTCCCTTTCATTAGGTCTTGCTGTCTTCTTCGGTTTGACATATAATAAGGAAAATGGATATTGGTCAGGACTCACAATCGCTATCAGTTTTGATACTAGACGCCAACCAACGTTCTCGGTTGCAAATGCGCGCGGACAGGGAACAGCAATGGGATCAATCTATGGGGTTCTTTGTTGCTCCATTTTCCATAAATATGCGGATTTGAGGTTGTTGCCTCTTCTACCATGGCTGGTTTTCTATACTTTTCTTAGGCATAGCAAAATGTATGGGCAATCTGGTGCGATTTCAGCTGTTATAGGAGCCTCACTTATCCTTGGTAGGAAGCATTACGGCCCTCCAACTCAATTCGCAATAACGAGAATCACCGAGGCCACAATAGGACTCGTTTGCTTCATCATTGTAGAGATTCTAGTGAGTCCCTCAAGAGCAACAACTCTAGCGAAAACAGCACTTTCGGAAAGCTTGGGAACACTTCAAGATTGCATTACCAAAGACATGCCAATGCCATCTATAAGTTCTCAAGCACTAAGAGAAGGACAAAATAAGATGAAATCTCTGGTGTGTCAATTGGAAGCATTTATAGCAGAAGCTGATTTGGAGCCAAATTTCTGGTTCCTTCCATTTCATGGTGCTTGCTACCAAAAGATGCTCGAATCTCTATCAAGGACAGCAGACCTCTTACTCTTTGTGGCATACTCAATGGAACAACTCACACAATTATCACAGAAGGGTAATGGAGGATCCGAGGTCGACCTACAAAACGGAATGAATGAGACTATAGAGAATTTTAAGAACAAAGTTGGCCCGACATTGAAATGCCTCGAAGAGATAACAAAGATGAAGTCGCTTAAGAAACTAGAGAAAGAGTTGAAGAAAAGAAATCTTCCTTGTGATATTGAGTCAGGAGAATATCCCAATGCAGAAACATTCTTGATTGGAGATGAGGACGTGGAAATCATTTTGGGGACTTTCTTCAAACACCTGGAGGGCATAACTAGCAGAACTCACACTAACAGAGATGAGGAAATGCTTTTTCATTACAGTTGCTTGGGATTCTGCATTAGTAACTTGGTGAGAGAAATCATAAAAATTGAGAACCAAGTAAGAGAACTAATTATGTGGGAGAATCCATCAAATCAAGCGAACATGAAAGAAATTTGTTGTAAGATTAGCACCTTGTGTTCACTGTCATAA